One Novosphingobium sp. EMRT-2 DNA segment encodes these proteins:
- a CDS encoding alpha-ketoacid dehydrogenase subunit alpha/beta has translation MDAAEQVHQQFLAALDGGGLRRRSNLGLADVGLAPERAAALLHSQMLSRQLDRLSRKLQARGEGFYTIGSSGHEGNATLAEALRTDDIAFLHYRDAAFQIHRAGRVPGENPAWDMLLSFTASAEDPISGGRHKVLGSKRLAIPPQTSTIASHLPKAVGAAFSIGIARRMGLEDTPLAQDGVVLCSFGDASANHSTAQGAINTAAWAAFQGTPLPLVFLCEDNGIGISTRTPQGWIEANFSGRAGLHYIQCDGSDLVDAWRGAREAVDYARRHRKPVFLHMRTVRLYGHAGNDVQLVYLSKDDIRRDEERDPLLSSAALLIEEGVMTAADVRREYDAIEASLLRQVELAIRRPKLKDAAEVMASIVPPKREGGEHPVPAAEARAALFADDAAQMEKPQHMARLLSWAMADLLLQYPNAIVCGEDVGPKGGVYNCTAKLHQRFGSARVINTLLDEQAILGLAIGAAHNGLLPMPEIQFLAYVHNAEDQIRGEAATLSFFSNGQYTNPMVVRIAGLPYQKGFGGHFHNDNSLAVFRDIPGVVLAVPSNGRDAVAMLRECVRLAHEEQRVVVFVEPIALYMTRDLHAEGDGLWTSVYQAPSEGAVRLGEIGVHGDGTDLAVVTYGNGVYLSLQAQKLLAEKGVAVRVIDLRWIAPLAEDALLEAVAPCGKVLIVDECRETGSQSEALMALFAERAGGQPAARIAATDSFIPLARAATHTLPSRDMIVAKALEMARG, from the coding sequence ATGGACGCCGCCGAGCAGGTCCACCAGCAGTTCCTTGCCGCGCTCGATGGCGGCGGGCTGCGGCGGCGTTCCAACCTGGGATTGGCCGACGTGGGGCTGGCGCCCGAACGCGCCGCCGCGCTGCTCCACAGCCAGATGCTCAGCCGTCAGCTCGACCGGCTTTCGCGCAAGCTGCAGGCGCGGGGCGAGGGGTTCTACACCATCGGATCGTCCGGACACGAAGGCAACGCCACGCTGGCCGAGGCGTTGCGCACCGACGATATAGCGTTCCTCCACTATCGCGATGCGGCATTCCAGATCCACCGCGCCGGGCGCGTGCCGGGCGAGAACCCGGCGTGGGACATGCTGCTGTCGTTCACCGCCTCGGCGGAAGACCCGATCTCGGGCGGGCGGCACAAGGTGCTGGGATCGAAGCGGCTGGCCATTCCGCCGCAGACCAGCACGATCGCCAGCCATCTGCCCAAGGCGGTTGGCGCGGCCTTTTCCATCGGTATCGCCCGCCGGATGGGGCTGGAGGACACACCGCTGGCGCAGGATGGCGTGGTGCTGTGCAGCTTCGGCGATGCATCGGCCAACCATTCCACCGCGCAAGGGGCGATCAACACCGCCGCCTGGGCCGCGTTCCAGGGCACGCCGCTGCCGCTGGTGTTCCTCTGCGAGGACAACGGCATCGGTATTTCCACGCGCACGCCGCAGGGGTGGATCGAGGCGAACTTTTCCGGACGCGCCGGGCTACATTATATCCAGTGCGACGGCAGCGATCTGGTCGATGCCTGGCGCGGTGCGCGCGAGGCGGTCGATTATGCCCGCCGCCATCGCAAGCCGGTATTCCTGCACATGCGCACGGTGCGGCTCTATGGCCATGCCGGCAACGACGTGCAGCTTGTCTATCTGTCCAAGGACGATATCCGGCGTGACGAGGAGCGTGATCCGTTGCTGTCGAGCGCGGCCCTGCTGATCGAGGAAGGCGTGATGACCGCCGCCGACGTGCGGCGTGAATACGACGCGATCGAGGCATCGTTGCTGCGGCAGGTGGAACTGGCGATCCGGCGGCCCAAGCTGAAGGATGCGGCCGAAGTGATGGCCAGCATCGTGCCGCCCAAGCGCGAAGGCGGGGAGCATCCCGTTCCGGCGGCGGAGGCTCGCGCGGCGCTGTTCGCCGACGATGCCGCGCAGATGGAGAAGCCGCAGCACATGGCGCGCCTGCTGTCGTGGGCGATGGCGGACCTGCTGCTGCAATATCCCAACGCCATCGTCTGCGGTGAGGACGTGGGGCCGAAGGGCGGCGTCTATAACTGCACGGCCAAGCTGCATCAGCGCTTCGGTTCGGCGCGCGTGATCAACACGCTGCTGGACGAACAGGCGATCCTGGGCCTTGCCATTGGCGCGGCGCACAACGGCCTGCTGCCGATGCCGGAAATCCAGTTCCTGGCCTATGTCCACAATGCCGAGGACCAGATCCGGGGCGAGGCGGCCACGCTCTCGTTCTTCTCGAACGGGCAATACACCAACCCTATGGTCGTGCGGATCGCCGGGCTGCCCTACCAGAAGGGTTTCGGCGGCCACTTCCACAACGACAACTCGCTGGCCGTGTTCCGCGACATTCCCGGCGTGGTGCTGGCGGTGCCGTCGAACGGGCGCGATGCCGTGGCGATGCTGCGCGAATGCGTGCGGCTGGCACACGAGGAACAGCGCGTGGTGGTGTTCGTGGAGCCGATCGCGCTCTACATGACGCGCGATCTTCATGCCGAGGGCGATGGCCTGTGGACAAGCGTCTATCAGGCGCCGAGCGAGGGTGCGGTGCGGCTCGGCGAAATCGGCGTACATGGCGACGGTACTGATCTTGCCGTGGTGACGTATGGCAACGGCGTTTATCTCTCGCTGCAGGCGCAGAAGCTGCTGGCGGAGAAGGGCGTTGCGGTGCGGGTGATCGATCTGCGCTGGATCGCGCCGCTGGCGGAGGATGCGCTGCTCGAAGCGGTCGCGCCCTGCGGCAAGGTGCTGATCGTCGACGAATGCCGCGAGACCGGATCGCAGAGCGAAGCGCTGATGGCGCTGTTCGCCGAACGCGCGGGCGGCCAGCCGGCGGCGCGGATCGCGGCGACCGACAGCTTCATCCCACTGGCCCGCGCGGCGACGCATACGCTGCCGAGCCGCGACATGATCGTGGCCAAGGCGCTGGAGATGGCGCGTGGCTAA
- a CDS encoding ACP S-malonyltransferase codes for MAKQSILVVCPGRGTYNAPELGYLARHHGGRAELAAFDALRARHGAPTLSELDGAAKFSPSLHTRGDIAAPLIYAASYLDFLSIDRDRFEVVAVTGNSMGWYTALACAGAVSGEHGFAIADAMGVNSQKHAPGGQAVLVLAGEDWRVDPALRRAVDAAMARHGVLPSIHLGGMLVVAGSKAALDALEKDLPELSRPPLRLAGHGPFHTPLMAESANAARASLPATWFGRPDVPLIDGRGRIWRRFESDGESLWDYTFGHQILAPYDFTTAMTVAIREFAPERIVLLGPGETLGGAIGQVLVALNWLDIGCKDAFSSRQGEDAYLIGMGRPGQREYVI; via the coding sequence GTGGCTAAGCAGTCCATCCTTGTCGTCTGTCCGGGGCGGGGCACTTACAACGCGCCGGAGCTGGGTTATCTGGCGCGGCACCATGGCGGCCGGGCGGAACTCGCCGCGTTCGATGCCCTGCGCGCGCGCCATGGCGCGCCGACGCTGAGCGAACTGGACGGCGCGGCGAAGTTCAGCCCGTCGCTCCACACGCGCGGCGATATCGCGGCGCCATTGATCTATGCCGCGTCGTACCTCGACTTCCTCAGCATCGATCGCGACCGGTTCGAGGTGGTGGCGGTGACCGGCAATTCGATGGGCTGGTACACCGCGCTGGCCTGCGCGGGCGCGGTCTCGGGCGAGCACGGCTTTGCCATCGCCGATGCCATGGGCGTCAATTCGCAGAAGCACGCTCCCGGCGGGCAGGCGGTGCTGGTGCTGGCGGGCGAGGACTGGCGCGTCGATCCCGCGCTGCGTCGGGCGGTGGACGCGGCGATGGCGCGCCATGGCGTGCTGCCCTCGATCCATCTCGGCGGGATGCTGGTGGTGGCGGGAAGCAAGGCCGCGCTCGATGCGCTGGAAAAGGACCTGCCGGAGCTATCGCGTCCACCCTTGCGGCTGGCCGGCCACGGCCCGTTCCACACGCCGCTGATGGCGGAAAGCGCCAACGCGGCGCGGGCAAGTCTGCCGGCCACCTGGTTCGGCCGTCCGGACGTGCCGCTGATCGATGGGCGCGGCCGGATCTGGCGGCGCTTCGAAAGCGATGGGGAAAGCCTGTGGGATTACACCTTCGGGCACCAGATCCTCGCGCCCTATGACTTCACCACCGCGATGACCGTGGCCATCCGCGAGTTCGCGCCGGAACGGATCGTGCTGCTGGGTCCGGGCGAAACGCTGGGCGGGGCGATCGGGCAAGTGCTCGTCGCGCTGAATTGGCTGGACATCGGCTGCAAGGATGCGTTTTCATCGCGGCAAGGAGAGGATGCGTACCTGATCGGCATGGGGAGACCCGGCCAGCGGGAGTACGTCATCTGA
- a CDS encoding low molecular weight protein-tyrosine-phosphatase produces the protein MNQPSVLFVCLGNICRSPMAEAALRARAAEAGIAVTVDSAGTGDWHVGRPPDRRAIIEAGRHGIDISGYRARQAKAEDFLRFSHIFALDPQNLRDLQTIAPRRHLARLGLLMDLVPGREGTAVIDPYYGEAEDFERAWADVSAAADVLIGRLGR, from the coding sequence GTGAACCAGCCATCCGTGCTGTTCGTGTGCCTCGGGAACATCTGCCGTTCGCCGATGGCGGAGGCAGCGTTGCGCGCGCGGGCCGCGGAGGCCGGGATCGCGGTGACGGTCGATTCCGCCGGCACCGGGGACTGGCATGTCGGCCGCCCGCCCGATCGCCGCGCGATCATCGAGGCGGGGCGCCACGGCATCGACATATCCGGCTATCGCGCGCGCCAGGCGAAGGCGGAGGATTTTCTGCGCTTCAGCCATATCTTCGCGCTCGATCCGCAGAACCTGCGCGACTTGCAGACCATCGCCCCGCGCCGGCATCTGGCCCGGCTCGGCCTGCTGATGGACCTCGTGCCCGGTCGCGAAGGGACGGCGGTGATCGATCCCTACTACGGCGAGGCCGAGGACTTCGAGCGCGCCTGGGCCGACGTGAGCGCGGCGGCGGACGTGCTGATCGGGCGGCTGGGGCGCTAG
- a CDS encoding PLP-dependent cysteine synthase family protein, whose translation MTQTAPHSSFPPAETLSPEALRAWTLEAVRRIDADFTRSAETHLVRVELPRFPGITLYLKDESSHPTGSLKHRLARSLILYALCNQQIGPGTPLIDATSGSTAVSEAYFARLIGLPFIAVVPHGTSPAKIEAIRFHGGDVHFVQNAGEVTDAARILALETGGHFLDQFTNAERATDWRGNNNIADTIFRQMRNEEHPVPTWIVCGAGTGGTSATIGRYIRYARHDTRLCVADPQGSVFHRHFADRSIRDLGCGKCSCIEGIGRPRVELSFVPQVVDRMMAIPDAGSIGAMRALSRRIGRRVGGSTGTNIHACAALIGEMAAAGQAGSIATILCDSGERYAGTHYDDAWLAANGIDWQAEDERIYALLS comes from the coding sequence ATGACCCAGACCGCCCCGCATTCATCATTTCCGCCGGCTGAAACCCTCTCGCCGGAAGCTCTGCGCGCCTGGACGCTGGAAGCGGTGCGGCGGATCGATGCCGATTTCACCCGCTCGGCCGAAACCCATCTGGTGCGCGTGGAACTGCCCCGCTTTCCCGGCATCACGCTCTATCTCAAGGATGAATCGAGCCACCCTACCGGCAGCCTCAAGCACCGCCTCGCCCGTTCGCTGATCCTCTATGCGCTGTGCAACCAGCAGATCGGCCCCGGCACCCCGCTGATCGATGCGACCAGCGGATCGACCGCCGTTTCCGAAGCCTATTTCGCCCGGCTTATCGGCCTGCCGTTCATCGCGGTGGTGCCGCACGGCACTTCTCCCGCCAAGATCGAGGCGATCCGCTTCCATGGCGGGGACGTCCATTTCGTCCAGAACGCCGGCGAAGTGACCGATGCCGCCCGCATACTGGCGCTGGAGACCGGCGGCCATTTCCTAGACCAGTTCACCAATGCCGAACGCGCGACCGACTGGCGCGGCAACAACAACATCGCCGACACCATCTTCCGCCAGATGCGCAACGAGGAACATCCGGTGCCCACGTGGATCGTCTGCGGCGCGGGCACCGGCGGCACCTCCGCCACGATCGGCCGCTACATCCGCTATGCGCGGCACGACACGCGGTTGTGCGTGGCGGACCCCCAAGGATCGGTGTTCCACCGCCATTTCGCCGACCGCTCGATCCGCGACCTTGGCTGCGGCAAGTGCTCGTGCATCGAAGGCATCGGCCGTCCGCGCGTGGAACTGTCGTTCGTGCCCCAAGTGGTCGATCGCATGATGGCCATTCCCGATGCCGGATCGATCGGCGCGATGCGCGCGCTCTCGCGCCGGATCGGTCGCCGCGTCGGCGGATCGACCGGGACCAACATCCACGCCTGCGCCGCCCTGATCGGGGAAATGGCGGCGGCCGGACAGGCCGGGTCGATCGCCACCATCCTGTGCGATTCCGGCGAACGCTATGCCGGGACGCATTATGACGACGCCTGGCTCGCGGCGAACGGCATCGACTGGCAGGCCGAGGACGAACGCATTTACGCGCTGTTGAGCTAG